A DNA window from Oryzias latipes chromosome 5, ASM223467v1 contains the following coding sequences:
- the r3hdm2 gene encoding R3H domain-containing protein 2 isoform X5, which produces MDCTLPPAIGQPNTLPYLSWVPHPTPFQHSLSPTKMSVSLTTDIQQEGESGPITEPCNRGKTFPLLQGTKEGTGESLEYEDVSPQDVQKRAPNHSHGRKRAKSNAKLKLVRSLAVCEESSGPFNDGPPESDIIQLHISCPSDKEEEKSSKDEFENEEKEKKDKTPRKMLSRDSSQEYTDSTGIDVHEFLVNTLKNNPRDRMMLLKLEQDILEFINDDNNQYKKFPQMTSYHRMLLHRVAAYFGMDHNVDQTGKAVIINKTGNTRIPEQRFSEHIKDERNMDFQKKFILKRDDASMDKDDNQIRVPLQDGRRSKSIEEREEEYQRVRDRIFAREVSFFLQSSQNGYINDNRLSTEGYSSTSQKRRQIFRGNRESSSRASSSRQSSTDSDMKCLEPRPWSSTDSDSSNRTLRPPVTKASSFSGISILTRGDSLGSNKGSQGSCKGSRSASVPQPSRSLLPCPAQQPQQTQPQAPPQTALLPTPQQHPMGNHMIAQPVASLQPSQPVSYSSPSCPQVLLPLSPPQQYTMGEELASQFTQMTLSRQGSTENPEPPPMYQAPPTVLSQHPPPQTGYIMATTGQPMPPPAGYQPATGHTHPPPPPPPPSQPVLQAPPPQSYMQPPPPQQIQVSYYPPGQFASTGQQYRVSQPVSHQVSYPAQRSQPMPQPTQQSGLQTMIPSQQPSYQGMMGVQQASNPGLLNSQRAGIGGQMQSIMVQYPQMPSYQVPVANENQQVVQPQYQQQVMVPVSQSVQGPMPVYYSVITPTQQNSTSPSVSYLQPPSSEQYQMTQSPSPCNPQPLQQQYSASCAPSGVPAPGPGVMVMQLSVPNGPQPSQNPPLVQWNPCKYYSIEQRPSKPGELYKPDNTPQATTQLTSPLASPTQSPTPSPSGSVSSICPGLAPLPLISQFQRPGGPNQGDGRYSLLGQPLQYSLCPPSLMHGQSSYSSHQGQGVMKHGARGKKQTLKSASTDLGTTDVVVSRVLEVTDLPEGISRLEAEKLFNQLSLCGAKIQWLKDPQGGRAGGCGSGPGAGPSGTGASMASMRMKGDSHDPAHLYTVVAVFPSTMAAQSASFKLNNSGASLFKLRAAKKNYDLRVLERASSQ; this is translated from the exons ATGGACTGCACTTTGCCTCCTGCTATAGGCCAACCCAATACACTTCCTTA cctctCCTGGGTACCCCACCCAACCCCTTTCCAACACTCACTCTCTCCTACGAAGATGTCAGTGAGTCTGACAACAGACATCCAGCAGGAGGGAGAAAGTGGGCCAATTACTGAGCCCTGCAATCGAGGCAAGACTTTCCCTCTGCTACAAGGTACCAAGGAAGGAACGGGGGAGAGCCTGGAGTATGAAGATGTCTCCCCACAAGATGTACAG AAACGGGCACCCAACCACAGCCATGGTAGGAAAAGGGCCAAG TCCAATGCAAAACTGAAGTTGGTACGAAGTCTGGCAGTTTGTGAAGAGTCCTCTGGTCCATTCAACGATGGACCTCCAGAATCG GATATCATCCAGCTTCACATTAGCTGTCCATCAGATAAAGAGGAGGAGAAGTCTTCAAAAGATGAATTTGAAAATGAagagaaggagaagaaggacAAGACTCCTAGAAAGATGTTGTCACGTG ATTCCAGCCAGGAATACACTGACTCCACGGGCATCGATGTTCATGAGTTTTTGGTCAACACACTGAAAAACAATCCCAG GGATCGAATGATGCTGCTTAAACTAGAACAAGATATCCTGGAGTTTATTAATGATGACAA tAACCAATATAAGAAGTTTCCTCAAATGACTTCTTATCACCGAATGCTGCTGCACCGTGTAGCTGCCTACTTCGGCATGGACCACAATGTGGATCAGACAGGCAAGGCTGTCATCATCAACAAAACTGGCAATACGCGCAT CCCAGAACAAAGGTTCTCTGAACACATCAAGGACGAAAGAAACATggactttcaaaaaaaattcaTTCTTAAGAGAGACGATGCAAGTATGGACAAAGACGACAATCAG ATCCGTGTGCCACTGCAGGACGGGCGGCGTAGCAAGTCTATAGAGGAGCGAGAGGAAGAATATCAACGGGTACGAGACCGGATCTTTGCCCGAGAA gtttccttttttttacagtcctCACAAAATGGATACATCAATGACAACAG GCTTTCCACTGAAGGCTACAGCTCTACCTCTCAAAAGAGGAGGCAGATCTTTAG AGGGAATCGCGAGAGCTCAAGCCGGGCATCTAGCAGTCGTCAAAGCAGTACAGATAGTGACATGAAGTGCCTGGAGCCGCGACCCTGGAGCAGTACGGATTCGGACAGTTCCAACCGCACACTTCGGCCACCTGTCACCAAGGCCAGCAGCTTCTCTGGCATCTCCATCCTCACCAGAGGCGATAGCCTTGGTAGCAACAAAGGATCACAGGGAAGCTGCAAAGGCTCCCGCTCTG CTTCAGTCCCACAACCCAGTCGTAGCCTGCTTCCTTGCCCCGCTCAACAGCCACAGCAAACACAGCCCCAGGCTCCACCACAGACTGCCCTGCTCCCCACACCCCAGCAGCACCCCATGGGTAACCACATGATTGCTCAG CCGGTGGCGTCTCTGCAGCCCTCTCAGCCTGTCTCCTACTCCAGCCCTTCCTGCCCCCAGGTTCTCCTGCCACTTTCTCCTCCCCAGCAGTACACAATG GGTGAAGAACTCGCGTCTCAGTTCACCCAGATGACACTCAGTAGGCAAGGATCAACTGAGAATCCTGAGCCACCCCCCATGTATCAGGCTCCTCCCACTGTTCTGTCACAACATCCCCCTCCACAGACGGGATACATCATGGCTACCACTGGCCAGCCGATGCCGCCTCCAGCCGGCTATCAGCCTGCTACTGGACACACCCAtcctccaccaccacctcctcctccatcccagCCTGTCCTGCAAGCTCCGCCTCCACAAAGCTATATGCAGCCACCTCCACCTCAGCAG ATACAGGTGTCCTACTACCCTCCGGGCCAATTTGCAAGCACAGGTCAGCAGTACAGGGTGTCCCAGCCCGTGTCCCACCAGGTGTCGTACCCTGCCCAGCGCTCCCAACCCATGCCTCAGCCCACCCAGCAGTCAG GTCTTCAGACCATGATCCCCAGCCAGCAACCAAGCTACCAAGGCATGATGGGAGTCCAACAGGCTTCAAACCCTGGTTTGCTCAATTCTCAAAGAGCTGGCATAGGAGGACAAATGCAAAGCATAATGGTCCAGTACCCACAGATGCCATCATATCAG GTTCCAGTGGCAAATGAAAACCAACAGGTGGTGCAACCGCAGTACCAGCAGCAGGTCATGGTACCAGTTAGTCAGTCTGTCCAGGGACCCATGCCCGTCTACTACAGTGTTATCACACCCACACAGCAGAACAGCACAAG CCCGTCAGTAAGTTACTTGCAGCCTCCGAGCTCTGAGCAGTACCAGATGACACAGTCACCGTCTCCCTGCAACCCTCAACCACTGCAACAGCAATATTCTG CTTCCTGTGCTCCCTCAGGAGTGCCCGCCCCTGGACCCGGGGTGATGGTCATGCAGCTGAGTGTCCCCAATGGACCCCAGCCTTCCCAGAATCCCCCTTTGGTCCAGTGGAACCCGTGCAAGTACTACAGTATAGAGCAGAGGCCCAGCAAACCAGGGGAGCTCTATAAACCTGACAACACTCCACAG GCCACTACTCAGCTGACAAGTCCATTGGCCTCCCCCACTCAGTCTCCCACCCCGTCTCCCTCCGGAAGTGTCAGCAGCATATGTCCAGGCCTGGCACCTTTACCCCTCATTTCCCAGTTTCAGCGGCCCGGAGGACCCAATCAAG GTGATGGACGCTATTCTCTGTTAGGGCAGCCCCTCCAGTACAGTTTGTGTCCTCCGTCACTCATGCATGGCCAGTCCTCCTACAGTTCCCATCAG GGTCAAGGAGTAATGAAACACGGAGCACGGGGGAAGAAACAAACCCTTAAATCTGCATCAACAGATCTCGGCACCACTGACGTTG TGGTGAGTCGAGTACTTGAGGTCACAGACCTGCCAGAAGGGATTTCGCGCCTTGAGGCTGAAAAACTCTTTAACCAGCTGTCTCTATGTGGTGCCAAGATTCAGTGGCTGAAGGATCCCCAGGGAGGCCGGGCAGGAGGCTGCGGCTCCGGTCCCGGAGCGGGGCCCTCTGGGACCGGAGCCTCTATGGCCAGCATGAGAATGAAGGGGGACAGCCATGACCCGGCGCACCTCTACACAGTGGTGGCAGTGTTCCCCAGCACCATGGCTGCCCAGAGTGCTTCCTTCAAACTTAACAACAGTGGGGCCAGCCTCTTCAAACTGAGGGCGGCGAAAAAGAACTATGACCTGCGTGTGCTGGAGAGAGCCAGTTCCCAGTGA
- the r3hdm2 gene encoding R3H domain-containing protein 2 isoform X12, with protein sequence MDCTLPPAIGQPNTLPYLSWVPHPTPFQHSLSPTKMSVSLTTDIQQEGESGPITEPCNRGKTFPLLQGTKEGTGESLEYEDVSPQDVQKRAPNHSHGRKRAKSNAKLKLVRSLAVCEESSGPFNDGPPESDIIQLHISCPSDKEEEKSSKDEFENEEKEKKDKTPRKMLSRDSSQEYTDSTGIDVHEFLVNTLKNNPRDRMMLLKLEQDILEFINDDNNQYKKFPQMTSYHRMLLHRVAAYFGMDHNVDQTGKAVIINKTGNTRIPEQRFSEHIKDERNMDFQKKFILKRDDASMDKDDNQIRVPLQDGRRSKSIEEREEEYQRVRDRIFAREVSFFLQSSQNGYINDNRLSTEGYSSTSQKRRQIFRGNRESSSRASSSRQSSTDSDMKCLEPRPWSSTDSDSSNRTLRPPVTKASSFSGISILTRGDSLGSNKGSQGSCKGSRSGLPLISPDLCPPASVPQPSRSLLPCPAQQPQQTQPQAPPQTALLPTPQQHPMGNHMIAQGEELASQFTQMTLSRQGSTENPEPPPMYQAPPTVLSQHPPPQTGYIMATTGQPMPPPAGYQPATGHTHPPPPPPPPSQPVLQAPPPQSYMQPPPPQQIQVSYYPPGQFASTGQQYRVSQPVSHQVSYPAQRSQPMPQPTQQSGLQTMIPSQQPSYQGMMGVQQASNPGLLNSQRAGIGGQMQSIMVQYPQMPSYQVPVANENQQVVQPQYQQQVMVPVSQSVQGPMPVYYSVITPTQQNSTSPSVSYLQPPSSEQYQMTQSPSPCNPQPLQQQYSGVPAPGPGVMVMQLSVPNGPQPSQNPPLVQWNPCKYYSIEQRPSKPGELYKPDNTPQATTQLTSPLASPTQSPTPSPSGSVSSICPGLAPLPLISQFQRPGGPNQGDGRYSLLGQPLQYSLCPPSLMHGQSSYSSHQGQGVMKHGARGKKQTLKSASTDLGTTDVVVSRVLEVTDLPEGISRLEAEKLFNQLSLCGAKIQWLKDPQGGRAGGCGSGPGAGPSGTGASMASMRMKGDSHDPAHLYTVVAVFPSTMAAQSASFKLNNSGASLFKLRAAKKNYDLRVLERASSQ encoded by the exons ATGGACTGCACTTTGCCTCCTGCTATAGGCCAACCCAATACACTTCCTTA cctctCCTGGGTACCCCACCCAACCCCTTTCCAACACTCACTCTCTCCTACGAAGATGTCAGTGAGTCTGACAACAGACATCCAGCAGGAGGGAGAAAGTGGGCCAATTACTGAGCCCTGCAATCGAGGCAAGACTTTCCCTCTGCTACAAGGTACCAAGGAAGGAACGGGGGAGAGCCTGGAGTATGAAGATGTCTCCCCACAAGATGTACAG AAACGGGCACCCAACCACAGCCATGGTAGGAAAAGGGCCAAG TCCAATGCAAAACTGAAGTTGGTACGAAGTCTGGCAGTTTGTGAAGAGTCCTCTGGTCCATTCAACGATGGACCTCCAGAATCG GATATCATCCAGCTTCACATTAGCTGTCCATCAGATAAAGAGGAGGAGAAGTCTTCAAAAGATGAATTTGAAAATGAagagaaggagaagaaggacAAGACTCCTAGAAAGATGTTGTCACGTG ATTCCAGCCAGGAATACACTGACTCCACGGGCATCGATGTTCATGAGTTTTTGGTCAACACACTGAAAAACAATCCCAG GGATCGAATGATGCTGCTTAAACTAGAACAAGATATCCTGGAGTTTATTAATGATGACAA tAACCAATATAAGAAGTTTCCTCAAATGACTTCTTATCACCGAATGCTGCTGCACCGTGTAGCTGCCTACTTCGGCATGGACCACAATGTGGATCAGACAGGCAAGGCTGTCATCATCAACAAAACTGGCAATACGCGCAT CCCAGAACAAAGGTTCTCTGAACACATCAAGGACGAAAGAAACATggactttcaaaaaaaattcaTTCTTAAGAGAGACGATGCAAGTATGGACAAAGACGACAATCAG ATCCGTGTGCCACTGCAGGACGGGCGGCGTAGCAAGTCTATAGAGGAGCGAGAGGAAGAATATCAACGGGTACGAGACCGGATCTTTGCCCGAGAA gtttccttttttttacagtcctCACAAAATGGATACATCAATGACAACAG GCTTTCCACTGAAGGCTACAGCTCTACCTCTCAAAAGAGGAGGCAGATCTTTAG AGGGAATCGCGAGAGCTCAAGCCGGGCATCTAGCAGTCGTCAAAGCAGTACAGATAGTGACATGAAGTGCCTGGAGCCGCGACCCTGGAGCAGTACGGATTCGGACAGTTCCAACCGCACACTTCGGCCACCTGTCACCAAGGCCAGCAGCTTCTCTGGCATCTCCATCCTCACCAGAGGCGATAGCCTTGGTAGCAACAAAGGATCACAGGGAAGCTGCAAAGGCTCCCGCTCTG GCCTTCCTCTGATCAGTCCTGATTTGTGTCCTCCAGCTTCAGTCCCACAACCCAGTCGTAGCCTGCTTCCTTGCCCCGCTCAACAGCCACAGCAAACACAGCCCCAGGCTCCACCACAGACTGCCCTGCTCCCCACACCCCAGCAGCACCCCATGGGTAACCACATGATTGCTCAG GGTGAAGAACTCGCGTCTCAGTTCACCCAGATGACACTCAGTAGGCAAGGATCAACTGAGAATCCTGAGCCACCCCCCATGTATCAGGCTCCTCCCACTGTTCTGTCACAACATCCCCCTCCACAGACGGGATACATCATGGCTACCACTGGCCAGCCGATGCCGCCTCCAGCCGGCTATCAGCCTGCTACTGGACACACCCAtcctccaccaccacctcctcctccatcccagCCTGTCCTGCAAGCTCCGCCTCCACAAAGCTATATGCAGCCACCTCCACCTCAGCAG ATACAGGTGTCCTACTACCCTCCGGGCCAATTTGCAAGCACAGGTCAGCAGTACAGGGTGTCCCAGCCCGTGTCCCACCAGGTGTCGTACCCTGCCCAGCGCTCCCAACCCATGCCTCAGCCCACCCAGCAGTCAG GTCTTCAGACCATGATCCCCAGCCAGCAACCAAGCTACCAAGGCATGATGGGAGTCCAACAGGCTTCAAACCCTGGTTTGCTCAATTCTCAAAGAGCTGGCATAGGAGGACAAATGCAAAGCATAATGGTCCAGTACCCACAGATGCCATCATATCAG GTTCCAGTGGCAAATGAAAACCAACAGGTGGTGCAACCGCAGTACCAGCAGCAGGTCATGGTACCAGTTAGTCAGTCTGTCCAGGGACCCATGCCCGTCTACTACAGTGTTATCACACCCACACAGCAGAACAGCACAAG CCCGTCAGTAAGTTACTTGCAGCCTCCGAGCTCTGAGCAGTACCAGATGACACAGTCACCGTCTCCCTGCAACCCTCAACCACTGCAACAGCAATATTCTG GAGTGCCCGCCCCTGGACCCGGGGTGATGGTCATGCAGCTGAGTGTCCCCAATGGACCCCAGCCTTCCCAGAATCCCCCTTTGGTCCAGTGGAACCCGTGCAAGTACTACAGTATAGAGCAGAGGCCCAGCAAACCAGGGGAGCTCTATAAACCTGACAACACTCCACAG GCCACTACTCAGCTGACAAGTCCATTGGCCTCCCCCACTCAGTCTCCCACCCCGTCTCCCTCCGGAAGTGTCAGCAGCATATGTCCAGGCCTGGCACCTTTACCCCTCATTTCCCAGTTTCAGCGGCCCGGAGGACCCAATCAAG GTGATGGACGCTATTCTCTGTTAGGGCAGCCCCTCCAGTACAGTTTGTGTCCTCCGTCACTCATGCATGGCCAGTCCTCCTACAGTTCCCATCAG GGTCAAGGAGTAATGAAACACGGAGCACGGGGGAAGAAACAAACCCTTAAATCTGCATCAACAGATCTCGGCACCACTGACGTTG TGGTGAGTCGAGTACTTGAGGTCACAGACCTGCCAGAAGGGATTTCGCGCCTTGAGGCTGAAAAACTCTTTAACCAGCTGTCTCTATGTGGTGCCAAGATTCAGTGGCTGAAGGATCCCCAGGGAGGCCGGGCAGGAGGCTGCGGCTCCGGTCCCGGAGCGGGGCCCTCTGGGACCGGAGCCTCTATGGCCAGCATGAGAATGAAGGGGGACAGCCATGACCCGGCGCACCTCTACACAGTGGTGGCAGTGTTCCCCAGCACCATGGCTGCCCAGAGTGCTTCCTTCAAACTTAACAACAGTGGGGCCAGCCTCTTCAAACTGAGGGCGGCGAAAAAGAACTATGACCTGCGTGTGCTGGAGAGAGCCAGTTCCCAGTGA
- the r3hdm2 gene encoding R3H domain-containing protein 2 isoform X11, which produces MSVSLTTDIQQEGESGPITEPCNRGKTFPLLQGTKEGTGESLEYEDVSPQDVQKRAPNHSHGRKRAKSNAKLKLVRSLAVCEESSGPFNDGPPESDIIQLHISCPSDKEEEKSSKDEFENEEKEKKDKTPRKMLSRDSSQEYTDSTGIDVHEFLVNTLKNNPRDRMMLLKLEQDILEFINDDNNQYKKFPQMTSYHRMLLHRVAAYFGMDHNVDQTGKAVIINKTGNTRIPEQRFSEHIKDERNMDFQKKFILKRDDASMDKDDNQIRVPLQDGRRSKSIEEREEEYQRVRDRIFAREVSFFLQSSQNGYINDNRLSTEGYSSTSQKRRQIFRGNRESSSRASSSRQSSTDSDMKCLEPRPWSSTDSDSSNRTLRPPVTKASSFSGISILTRGDSLGSNKGSQGSCKGSRSGLPLISPDLCPPASVPQPSRSLLPCPAQQPQQTQPQAPPQTALLPTPQQHPMGNHMIAQPVASLQPSQPVSYSSPSCPQVLLPLSPPQQYTMGEELASQFTQMTLSRQGSTENPEPPPMYQAPPTVLSQHPPPQTGYIMATTGQPMPPPAGYQPATGHTHPPPPPPPPSQPVLQAPPPQSYMQPPPPQQIQVSYYPPGQFASTGQQYRVSQPVSHQVSYPAQRSQPMPQPTQQSGLQTMIPSQQPSYQGMMGVQQASNPGLLNSQRAGIGGQMQSIMVQYPQMPSYQVPVANENQQVVQPQYQQQVMVPVSQSVQGPMPVYYSVITPTQQNSTSPSVSYLQPPSSEQYQMTQSPSPCNPQPLQQQYSASCAPSGVPAPGPGVMVMQLSVPNGPQPSQNPPLVQWNPCKYYSIEQRPSKPGELYKPDNTPQATTQLTSPLASPTQSPTPSPSGSVSSICPGLAPLPLISQFQRPGGPNQGDGRYSLLGQPLQYSLCPPSLMHGQSSYSSHQGQGVMKHGARGKKQTLKSASTDLGTTDVVVSRVLEVTDLPEGISRLEAEKLFNQLSLCGAKIQWLKDPQGGRAGGCGSGPGAGPSGTGASMASMRMKGDSHDPAHLYTVVAVFPSTMAAQSASFKLNNSGASLFKLRAAKKNYDLRVLERASSQ; this is translated from the exons ATGTCAGTGAGTCTGACAACAGACATCCAGCAGGAGGGAGAAAGTGGGCCAATTACTGAGCCCTGCAATCGAGGCAAGACTTTCCCTCTGCTACAAGGTACCAAGGAAGGAACGGGGGAGAGCCTGGAGTATGAAGATGTCTCCCCACAAGATGTACAG AAACGGGCACCCAACCACAGCCATGGTAGGAAAAGGGCCAAG TCCAATGCAAAACTGAAGTTGGTACGAAGTCTGGCAGTTTGTGAAGAGTCCTCTGGTCCATTCAACGATGGACCTCCAGAATCG GATATCATCCAGCTTCACATTAGCTGTCCATCAGATAAAGAGGAGGAGAAGTCTTCAAAAGATGAATTTGAAAATGAagagaaggagaagaaggacAAGACTCCTAGAAAGATGTTGTCACGTG ATTCCAGCCAGGAATACACTGACTCCACGGGCATCGATGTTCATGAGTTTTTGGTCAACACACTGAAAAACAATCCCAG GGATCGAATGATGCTGCTTAAACTAGAACAAGATATCCTGGAGTTTATTAATGATGACAA tAACCAATATAAGAAGTTTCCTCAAATGACTTCTTATCACCGAATGCTGCTGCACCGTGTAGCTGCCTACTTCGGCATGGACCACAATGTGGATCAGACAGGCAAGGCTGTCATCATCAACAAAACTGGCAATACGCGCAT CCCAGAACAAAGGTTCTCTGAACACATCAAGGACGAAAGAAACATggactttcaaaaaaaattcaTTCTTAAGAGAGACGATGCAAGTATGGACAAAGACGACAATCAG ATCCGTGTGCCACTGCAGGACGGGCGGCGTAGCAAGTCTATAGAGGAGCGAGAGGAAGAATATCAACGGGTACGAGACCGGATCTTTGCCCGAGAA gtttccttttttttacagtcctCACAAAATGGATACATCAATGACAACAG GCTTTCCACTGAAGGCTACAGCTCTACCTCTCAAAAGAGGAGGCAGATCTTTAG AGGGAATCGCGAGAGCTCAAGCCGGGCATCTAGCAGTCGTCAAAGCAGTACAGATAGTGACATGAAGTGCCTGGAGCCGCGACCCTGGAGCAGTACGGATTCGGACAGTTCCAACCGCACACTTCGGCCACCTGTCACCAAGGCCAGCAGCTTCTCTGGCATCTCCATCCTCACCAGAGGCGATAGCCTTGGTAGCAACAAAGGATCACAGGGAAGCTGCAAAGGCTCCCGCTCTG GCCTTCCTCTGATCAGTCCTGATTTGTGTCCTCCAGCTTCAGTCCCACAACCCAGTCGTAGCCTGCTTCCTTGCCCCGCTCAACAGCCACAGCAAACACAGCCCCAGGCTCCACCACAGACTGCCCTGCTCCCCACACCCCAGCAGCACCCCATGGGTAACCACATGATTGCTCAG CCGGTGGCGTCTCTGCAGCCCTCTCAGCCTGTCTCCTACTCCAGCCCTTCCTGCCCCCAGGTTCTCCTGCCACTTTCTCCTCCCCAGCAGTACACAATG GGTGAAGAACTCGCGTCTCAGTTCACCCAGATGACACTCAGTAGGCAAGGATCAACTGAGAATCCTGAGCCACCCCCCATGTATCAGGCTCCTCCCACTGTTCTGTCACAACATCCCCCTCCACAGACGGGATACATCATGGCTACCACTGGCCAGCCGATGCCGCCTCCAGCCGGCTATCAGCCTGCTACTGGACACACCCAtcctccaccaccacctcctcctccatcccagCCTGTCCTGCAAGCTCCGCCTCCACAAAGCTATATGCAGCCACCTCCACCTCAGCAG ATACAGGTGTCCTACTACCCTCCGGGCCAATTTGCAAGCACAGGTCAGCAGTACAGGGTGTCCCAGCCCGTGTCCCACCAGGTGTCGTACCCTGCCCAGCGCTCCCAACCCATGCCTCAGCCCACCCAGCAGTCAG GTCTTCAGACCATGATCCCCAGCCAGCAACCAAGCTACCAAGGCATGATGGGAGTCCAACAGGCTTCAAACCCTGGTTTGCTCAATTCTCAAAGAGCTGGCATAGGAGGACAAATGCAAAGCATAATGGTCCAGTACCCACAGATGCCATCATATCAG GTTCCAGTGGCAAATGAAAACCAACAGGTGGTGCAACCGCAGTACCAGCAGCAGGTCATGGTACCAGTTAGTCAGTCTGTCCAGGGACCCATGCCCGTCTACTACAGTGTTATCACACCCACACAGCAGAACAGCACAAG CCCGTCAGTAAGTTACTTGCAGCCTCCGAGCTCTGAGCAGTACCAGATGACACAGTCACCGTCTCCCTGCAACCCTCAACCACTGCAACAGCAATATTCTG CTTCCTGTGCTCCCTCAGGAGTGCCCGCCCCTGGACCCGGGGTGATGGTCATGCAGCTGAGTGTCCCCAATGGACCCCAGCCTTCCCAGAATCCCCCTTTGGTCCAGTGGAACCCGTGCAAGTACTACAGTATAGAGCAGAGGCCCAGCAAACCAGGGGAGCTCTATAAACCTGACAACACTCCACAG GCCACTACTCAGCTGACAAGTCCATTGGCCTCCCCCACTCAGTCTCCCACCCCGTCTCCCTCCGGAAGTGTCAGCAGCATATGTCCAGGCCTGGCACCTTTACCCCTCATTTCCCAGTTTCAGCGGCCCGGAGGACCCAATCAAG GTGATGGACGCTATTCTCTGTTAGGGCAGCCCCTCCAGTACAGTTTGTGTCCTCCGTCACTCATGCATGGCCAGTCCTCCTACAGTTCCCATCAG GGTCAAGGAGTAATGAAACACGGAGCACGGGGGAAGAAACAAACCCTTAAATCTGCATCAACAGATCTCGGCACCACTGACGTTG TGGTGAGTCGAGTACTTGAGGTCACAGACCTGCCAGAAGGGATTTCGCGCCTTGAGGCTGAAAAACTCTTTAACCAGCTGTCTCTATGTGGTGCCAAGATTCAGTGGCTGAAGGATCCCCAGGGAGGCCGGGCAGGAGGCTGCGGCTCCGGTCCCGGAGCGGGGCCCTCTGGGACCGGAGCCTCTATGGCCAGCATGAGAATGAAGGGGGACAGCCATGACCCGGCGCACCTCTACACAGTGGTGGCAGTGTTCCCCAGCACCATGGCTGCCCAGAGTGCTTCCTTCAAACTTAACAACAGTGGGGCCAGCCTCTTCAAACTGAGGGCGGCGAAAAAGAACTATGACCTGCGTGTGCTGGAGAGAGCCAGTTCCCAGTGA